The following coding sequences are from one Paramormyrops kingsleyae isolate MSU_618 chromosome 21, PKINGS_0.4, whole genome shotgun sequence window:
- the LOC140581483 gene encoding uncharacterized protein codes for MSPTKQLCPFCRVSYMNLCLHLTHVHKLTDPKERKLLNAITSKRYSGPVDCPVRGCTASSLVRLDRHLKICHKIEGQELKKLVSSAKQTAAKAALQNYKQATKEKDEEVQTLKRRLDELEKLVRPPAQAEDNTASVAAAKPGRATQLFFTEEVLPQYKATLFRVGASSKVIENYNYELKNVEKFVRFMWGNQDEPPPAHLKYIADPSLINNWMEHLNSKFKVTTIKNHLLAIIKFSQFLVDNSLPCVRLSQKRLTGIIRHLKCQVQLVTKKIVGHRQTVKDKKTQRMPQRGDLAALLTELRGKIPDCLDDLAESPLDIAIRNSCIGCLVTLLFSISGHRSSVIINMTLEEYNAAHPEGDFMVISVANHKTSGTFGRAKIALTEREHSWLQRFAQLRPRLPGFCHQPATFFFAASGQPFRKVNKVVTQTCLACGLPRGFSVSEIRTGVSTCIQRNLPEKQRQLVARLMCHSTQTADRFYVAEPDGADACSGRGLLQTALGMSKAPCRKTGQQSQSEEEVVHSPWKRLRLTISSTSEEDEPRPQKIKKKKAGNAGLQMQVTKDPVPLCSSSPLDLVPSESAGLVEELSGGLVPLCTSSSLDPVPLASAGLQGQVGKVDSPPFTFSPLSHVPLERLPAEEMFVTLSSDLNDPSSPSGDEDAELPSPLPKTVVRPAGTERPTYRRKLLYTDHFREKVKRSFSDHLDSPISTKTINEVLYNRPELLAECKDMALTIDNIRALLKQMQRSTDQV; via the exons ATGTCACCGACAAAACAGCTGTGCCCGTTCTGCCGGGTGTCCTACATGAATCTATGCTTGCACTTAACACATGTGCACAAGTTGACGGACCCAAAGGAGCGAAAGCTCCTCAACGCCATTACCTCAAAGCGTTATTCTGGGCCAGTAGATTGCCCTGTGCGTGGCTGCACAGCCTCCAGCCTGGTTCGTTTGGATCGACACTTGAAGATTTGCCACAAAATTGAAGGGCAGGAGCTCAAGAAGCTG GTGAGCTCAGCAAAGCAGACTGCGGCCAAGGCAGCTTTACAAAATTACAAACAGGCTACCAAGGAGAAGGACGAGGAGGTGCAGACACTGAAGAGGCGCCTGGATGAGCTGGAGAAGCTCGTACGGCCACCGGCTCAGGCCGAGGACAACACCGCTTCAGTAGCGGCAGCCAAACCGGGCCGTGCCACACAGCTGTTCTTCACGG AGGAAGTCCTGCCTCAATATAAGGCCACCCTGTTCCGAGTCGGGGCATCCTCTAAAGTCATTGAAAATTATAATTACGAGTtaaaaaatgtagaaaaatTTGTCCGATTCATGTGGGGCAATCAGGATGAGCCGCCACCGGCCCATCTAAAGTACATTGCTGACCCCTCCCTAATTAACAATTGGATGGAGCATCTAAATTCAAAATTCAAAGTAACCACCATCAAAAACCATTTATTGGCAATCATAAAATTTTCCCAGTTCCTAGTCGACAACAGTCTGCCCTGTGTCCGACTAAGCCAGAAAAGGCTGACCGGCATCATCCGGCACCTGAAATGCCAGGTACAGCTGGTTACCAAAAAAATTGTCGGACACAGGCAGACTGTGAAAGACAAaaagacacagaggatgccccAACGAGGAGACCTAGCAGCTCTGCTCACGGAGCTGCGTGGCAAGATTCCCGACTGCCTAG ATGACCTGGCCGAATCGCCACTAGACATCGCCATTAGAAACAGCTGCATCGGATGCCTGGTGACGTTGCTATTTTCCATCAGCGGGCACCGCAGCAGTGTCATAATAAATATGACACTCGAGGAATACAACGCGGCCCACCCAGAAGGGGACTTCATGGTCATCAGT GTTGCCAATCACAAAACATCTGGCACCTTTGGAAGGGCAAAAATCGCCCTCACTGAAAGGGAGCATTCCTGGCTGCAAAGGTTTGCTCAGCTGAGGCCACGTCTGCCCGGCTTCTGCCACCAGCCAGCAACATTTTTCTTTGCGGCGTCCGGGCAGCCCTTCCGCAAAGTTAATAAAGTGGTGACACAGACCTGCCTCGCATGCGGCCTGCCACGGGGGTTCTCCGTATCGGAGATCCGCACGGGTGTGTCGACCTGC ATCCAGCGCAACCTCCCGGAGAAGCAGCGTCAGCTGGTGGCCCGACTGATGTGCCACAGCACACAGACTGCTGACCGGTTTTATGTCGCGGAGCCTGACGGTGCTGATGCCTGCAGTGGTCGGGGCCTCCTGCAGACAGCCTTGGGCATGAGCAAGGCTCCGTGCCGTAAAACCGGTCAGCAGTCTCAGTCAGAGGAGGAAGTGGTCCACTCGCCGTGGAAGCGGCTTAGGTTGACCATCTCTTCAACATCAGAGGAGGACGAGCCCAGGCCGCAGAAGATAAAGAAGAAGAAAGCTGGGAATGCGGGCCTGCAGATGCAGGTCACAAAGGACCCCGTTCCATTGTGCAGCTCAAGCCCCCTCGACCTGGTCCCCTCGGAGAGTGCGGGCCTCGTGGAGGAGCTCAGCGGGGGCCTGGTCCCGCTGTGCACTTCCAGCTCACTTGACCCGGTACCATTGGCTAGTGCGGGATTGCAGGGGCAGGTCGGCAAGGTAGACTCTCCGCCCTTCACCTTTAGCCCCCTCAGCCACGTACCTCTGGAGCGCTTACCTGCCGAAGAGATGT TCGTCACTTTGTCCTCGGACCTAAACGACCCATCCAGTCCGTCTGGGGACGAAGATGCCGAG CTCCCAAGTCCCCTACCAAAGACGGTTGTCCGGCCGGCTGGTACAGAG AGACCGACGTATCGTAGGAAGCTGCTGTACACTGATCATTTCAGGGAGAAGGTCAAGAGGTCTTTCTCGGACCATCTCGACTCGCCCATAAGCACTAAGACT ATCAATGAAGTACTGTATAACCGTCCTGAGCTCCTGGCGGAGTGTAAAGACATGGCCCTGACGATTGACAACATCAGGGCACTCCTGAAACAAATGCAAAG ATCCACTGACCAGGTCTGA